CTTGTGGACAAGTCATTTACAACTACAAGCTGGTACAATGTTGAATAAATCGGGTTATAAAAGTTGCTTaatttatgtttgatttgtttccatgtcttgttgtttttaaatttttcgaAGTTAGTATTAATTACTCGGCATTTATGAAATTGGCTTTTAAAAGTTAGTAtagatcaatcaagtatttatgaGATAGATTTTAGATGTTGGAAAAAATTGAATATGTTAAATAGGTATTCCAGTGTTCATGTTGAGAGAAAATATTAATTATTTCGGGATGGAATGTTATTTTAACCCAGCAGTTAATGAGTTCATATTGTTCTGTTCATGTGtattccattttttttatttttttttatttccagaTGTATCATTTTCTTGTTGTGTGCATGGTTTGGATACTGAATCTCCTTACCATGATTTGCATTGGGCAGGATATTTTTTTAATGCAAATGGGGCaggatttttttatttatgtaaATACAAGGGACCTCAGACTAAATTAGTGTTtaaatcttattttattttatccttGGGAGCATTTAAACTAGACTTTACAAAGTAATTAGCACCAGCTTATGGTGTTTTCTAGTGACGCAAGTAAAAAAGTTGTCTCGAACCTACCGTCCCACAGATTTGACGCTCAACAGATATTTTGTGCTCCAATACAATGCCTTTCGGCCTCGTATTGTAACTTATTAGAGGAGACTCTTCGGCATATTTAAAATGTCCTTGGTCATCAGTAACTTCGAGATTGTTCACAAAAATAATATGCAACGCAAACATAAATCATTTTATGCCAACTATATACATCTCTTACTTGCACACAAGTTATTTTCATGCATGCTGATATAAGTTTtattttaatgcatcttttttctTGGAgcatttttttaaataaatatattataaAAGCTGCTAATATCATGTTTGAGTAGTTTTCAAGTTTGGCGATTATCAGACTTTTGGAATTGAGTttatattaccaaatattatTAAAATTGACTTGATCAAAATTATGATGCTGGAGAAAGCTGAATGCAGTTGAAGTCTTGATAAGAGTACGGTAACTACGAGTACATGAATTGTATTTCATTACACTATATAGGTTAAATAGATTTGTTTGTGTCTTTTATGATCTTTTAGATGTTCAGCTACAAcatgtattttttttcatttatgaATGAATAATTTGGTAATTCAATTGAGATTGTAGTTGTATCAATGGTTTATTCATGTTCTTAAGGCACATTCTGAACCACGTTAGAGGTCCGAATTCTTTTGATGATCTATTGTTTGTTGATCGAGAGAGATGCCGGACATTCAAGAGAGCTTCCAAAAAGCTGGGACTCTAAGAGAATTATCAGAGTGAGAGAGCGTCTTTGGCTGAAGCAGCAAAAGTCAAGATGTCGTCTTCCCTGAGAAGACAATTCGCCTCTATCTTGAACTTTTGTAATCCGATTGGTGTGAGAGAGTTGTGAGATGAATTTTTCAACAACATGGTCGAGGATTACTCGATTTCAAGCAATACAATCTCGACATTCTTATCAGATCGTCTTCTCCGTGAGTTGAATTTGATACTTAAGCAGCACGATAAAGATATATCCATGTATGATCTACCTTCGATTGTTGGCACATTGGTGAGGACTTTGATATTTCGAGTCTGATTCAAGAGAAGTTGTCGATTCCTATATCCGAAGAAGACCTGTCTTCTATCCAAAAGTTGAATGAAGACCAGTCTAGGGTATATGATACAATCATGGGATAAAATAAGAGAAAGTAAAGTAAATTCGTCTTCATagatggttcaggaggtactgGGAAGTCATATCTCTATCGTGTTATTCTGGAGACTGTTGGGAAAAATGATGGTATTGCGTTAGCAACATCCACGTAGGGAATTACTGCTACTATGCTACCTGGTGGGAGGACAACACACTCAAGGTTTCAATTTCCGATGACAACGACATCAACTTCAACGTATCGTACGAAGAAGCAAACTGAGGAAGCTAAACTTTTTAGGCATGCTACCATCCTTATGTGGGATGAATCTACAATGGCACATCGCTACTATTTGGAAGCATTTGATCGGACGGTGAGAGATATCACAAGGATTGCTGAACCATTTGGTGGAAAGATTTTAATCATGGAGGTGATTTCCTCTAGGTACTACCAGTGATTCCAAGGAGTACAAGGGGACAGACAGTCGATGCATGTCTTAGCAGGTACAttgcatttttttttctattaagATAAAAAAAGTTGTTTTATAATGATATGCGATACTTAATGTTTCTTAAACTCTAGTACTTAATTAACTTTTAAGTGGATAATTCGAAATGATATTGAGTTACATTACATTTTTAACAGGTCACATTTGTGGAAAAATGTACATGTTTTGCATCTGAAGAAGAATAAGCGTGCATCCGAGGATGTATCTTATTCTGAGTTTTTGGTTCGTGTTGGTGACGGGGATGAACCTTGCGTTGCTAATGAGATGATAAAGGTTCCAGAAAAGATGGTCATACCATGGGTTGGTTATGCTTCTTTGTCTCAGCTTATAGATGTAACATTTCCAAACTTGGTGGAAAATGCCAGAGATAGAGACTACATGGTCAATATGGCATTGATCACACCATTGAACGAGTACGTCGAGAAGCTTAATGACCAAGTACTTAACATATTTCTTGGAAAATAGGTTCTATTCTACTCATTTGATTCTGTCGACGACGATACTCACGGTCTTTACCAACAAAAATACTTGAACAACATTGCTCTGGGGGTTTGCCGTCACACATTTTAAAATTGAAGATCGGTGCGCCTAT
This genomic stretch from Papaver somniferum cultivar HN1 chromosome 5, ASM357369v1, whole genome shotgun sequence harbors:
- the LOC113280270 gene encoding uncharacterized protein LOC113280270: MAHRYYLEAFDRTVRDITRIAEPFGGKILIMEVISSRSHLWKNVHVLHLKKNKRASEDVSYSEFLVRVGDGDEPCVANEMIKVPEKMVIPWVGYASLSQLIDVTFPNLVENARDRDYMVNMALITPLNEYVEKLNDQVLNIFLGK